The Corynebacterium renale genome includes a region encoding these proteins:
- a CDS encoding DsbA family protein, with product MATPVTFWFDVSCPFCWQTSRWIKEVEKVRDITVNWVPMSLSVLNEGRDLDPGYMEMMKANWGPARVFAAVKDQEPEKIDELYTAMGTIVHPGGESGKKDFGAYDDVIARALEEVGLDASYADYANTDEHDDRLRAYHQGAMDAVGDEVGTPVVKLGDVAFFGPVITRVPEGEEAGEIFDAAVKLSEYPYFFELKRTRTENPQF from the coding sequence ATGGCTACCCCCGTCACTTTCTGGTTCGACGTTTCCTGCCCCTTCTGCTGGCAGACATCCCGCTGGATTAAAGAGGTAGAAAAGGTCCGCGATATCACCGTCAACTGGGTCCCGATGTCCCTGTCCGTGCTCAACGAAGGCCGCGACTTGGATCCTGGTTACATGGAGATGATGAAGGCCAACTGGGGCCCTGCACGCGTCTTCGCCGCCGTGAAAGACCAGGAACCGGAGAAGATCGACGAGCTCTACACCGCGATGGGCACCATCGTGCACCCAGGCGGCGAGTCCGGCAAGAAGGATTTCGGTGCTTACGACGACGTCATCGCCCGCGCCCTGGAGGAAGTAGGCCTAGATGCTTCCTACGCTGACTACGCAAACACCGACGAACACGATGATCGCCTGCGTGCCTACCACCAGGGTGCGATGGATGCCGTCGGTGATGAAGTGGGCACGCCCGTCGTGAAGCTTGGCGACGTCGCCTTCTTCGGGCCTGTCATTACCCGTGTGCCTGAAGGTGAAGAAGCTGGAGAAATCTTTGACGCCGCAGTGAAGCTCTCCGAGTACCCTTACTTCTTCGAGCTCAAGCGCACCCGCACCGAAAACCCACAGTTCTAA
- a CDS encoding ribose-5-phosphate isomerase produces the protein MRVYLGADHAGFEAKNLIKEHLTKNGHQAIDCGAHVYDAQDDYPAFCIEAAQCTVNDPGSLGIVLGGSGNGEQIAANKVEGARCALAWNEATARLAREHNNAQLIGIGARQHSEEEILAIVDAFLDQEWSKEPRHQRRIDILADYERTGIAPTVPEAPEA, from the coding sequence ATGCGCGTGTACCTCGGAGCCGATCACGCAGGCTTTGAAGCGAAGAACCTGATCAAAGAACACCTAACCAAGAACGGGCACCAGGCAATTGACTGCGGTGCCCATGTCTACGACGCGCAGGACGATTACCCCGCATTCTGCATCGAGGCGGCGCAGTGCACCGTCAACGATCCTGGTTCCCTGGGCATCGTCCTCGGTGGTTCCGGCAACGGTGAACAGATTGCAGCTAACAAGGTGGAGGGCGCCCGCTGCGCGCTCGCGTGGAACGAGGCCACCGCGCGCCTTGCCCGTGAGCACAACAACGCCCAGCTGATCGGTATTGGTGCCCGCCAGCACTCTGAGGAAGAAATCCTGGCGATTGTGGACGCATTCTTGGATCAGGAATGGTCGAAGGAACCACGCCACCAGCGTCGCATCGACATCCTCGCTGATTACGAGCGCACCGGCATCGCCCCGACCGTCCCAGAAGCACCTGAGGCTTAA
- a CDS encoding ABC transporter ATP-binding protein, producing the protein MNRLQLTRWLFSHIRDLIPAFWISSLARILGQLAGVGLLVAAVLAVSTPWSLWAAVLVIAVIALVKAGLRYLEHYSGHWLAFTALKRLRALFFTRLIPQAPQATSGKASAELTGRAVEDINKIEVFFAHTFPPVISAITVPIIVVVTFGFTTSWPLALIMAIFLAVIIALPFLWMPVTFATARKVAAAESGVTTHVGDDIAGIREILTFHAQDARLEGLRVADERLTTAGRTTSLLTTVREVITVALQLGLLVSLMSYDAPWEHRLLALAIAVALALPTRSVDDFANGLDAAFASAERIYQVIEGTPAVTDGPGAEFTDDTVTFDDVTLSYDGAPRNALESVTAVCPAGQWTALVGVSGSGKSSLAALLLRGWDPQSGEVRIGDVPVTQATLDQLRSHVAIVSQRAVTISGTVAENLRLGNPDASDAQLTQALQVVDLDVDLGQRIGRGSTLSGGQLQRLTLARALVVQPRILVLDEALSQLDAKTAATVRTNVEHMGLTVLEITHRTDLLPEDTRVYVLDNGAVVEHGNVATLRGAGGPFDALEARVRE; encoded by the coding sequence ATGAACCGTCTCCAATTAACCCGGTGGCTCTTCTCACACATCCGGGACCTTATTCCTGCCTTTTGGATATCCAGCCTCGCCCGCATCCTGGGGCAACTCGCGGGGGTCGGACTGCTCGTCGCGGCCGTTCTCGCAGTGAGTACGCCGTGGTCGCTGTGGGCCGCAGTTCTGGTCATCGCAGTCATTGCGCTCGTTAAAGCCGGGCTGCGTTACCTGGAACATTATTCCGGGCACTGGCTCGCATTCACCGCGCTGAAGCGGTTGCGTGCACTTTTCTTCACCCGCCTTATCCCCCAGGCTCCACAGGCAACATCGGGTAAAGCGTCGGCAGAGCTGACCGGCCGGGCGGTCGAGGACATCAACAAGATTGAGGTTTTCTTCGCCCACACGTTCCCGCCTGTTATTAGTGCGATTACTGTCCCGATCATCGTGGTCGTGACTTTCGGTTTTACAACGTCCTGGCCGCTGGCCCTGATCATGGCTATCTTCTTAGCCGTTATCATTGCCCTGCCATTCCTCTGGATGCCAGTTACATTCGCTACTGCCCGTAAGGTCGCGGCCGCCGAGTCCGGTGTGACCACGCACGTCGGCGACGACATCGCCGGCATCCGCGAAATCCTCACCTTCCACGCCCAAGACGCACGCTTGGAAGGCCTACGCGTAGCAGACGAACGTCTCACCACAGCAGGCCGGACTACTTCGCTACTTACGACGGTGCGTGAAGTCATTACCGTCGCACTGCAATTAGGGCTCCTGGTCTCTCTCATGTCGTACGACGCTCCCTGGGAGCACCGCCTACTAGCCTTAGCCATTGCCGTAGCACTTGCCCTGCCCACCCGCTCCGTCGACGACTTTGCCAACGGACTCGACGCCGCCTTCGCTTCCGCCGAACGTATCTACCAGGTCATTGAAGGAACACCCGCTGTCACCGACGGTCCCGGTGCTGAATTCACCGACGACACCGTCACTTTCGACGACGTCACCCTCAGCTATGACGGCGCCCCACGCAATGCCCTCGAATCCGTGACCGCGGTGTGCCCTGCTGGCCAATGGACCGCCTTGGTTGGGGTTTCTGGCTCCGGCAAATCTTCGCTAGCAGCCTTGTTACTACGCGGCTGGGACCCACAATCCGGCGAGGTTCGTATCGGCGACGTGCCTGTGACTCAGGCAACCCTGGACCAGTTGCGTAGTCACGTAGCTATCGTTTCGCAACGCGCGGTCACAATCAGTGGGACCGTCGCCGAAAACCTCCGTTTAGGTAACCCCGACGCTAGCGACGCGCAGCTCACCCAAGCACTCCAGGTTGTTGATTTGGACGTTGACTTAGGCCAGCGCATCGGACGTGGTTCCACGCTTTCCGGCGGGCAGCTTCAGCGCCTGACTTTGGCGCGGGCGCTCGTCGTGCAGCCACGCATCCTGGTCTTGGACGAAGCCCTCAGCCAGCTCGACGCAAAGACAGCAGCCACCGTGCGTACAAACGTGGAGCACATGGGCCTTACGGTCCTTGAGATCACCCACCGCACCGACCTCCTCCCCGAGGACACCCGCGTGTACGTCTTGGACAATGGGGCGGTCGTGGAACACGGAAACGTGGCTACGCTGCGTGGTGCCGGAGGACCATTCGACGCCCTGGAAGCTAGGGTCCGCGAATAG
- a CDS encoding ABC transporter ATP-binding protein/permease translates to MNSHRPPTQPMHPAVAAATPRWRMALITVVTWAQALSQVWLFILIGQSFHADFNLSAALIAVALAAVAGGLSIWCTDQTSALTRTELRRLVVEKLFSVGAVKVVADQGSLFNLATKSISSATRYRGGFLGPIVGAMTTPLIVLAALAIFVDWLTALCMLVCLLIIPFIVQGFRKSTKSVGGQYHRTQAQLTGRFLESIGALDMLVYNRAAERIAEGIAEDGEKNRKSVMKMLALNQLLIFVVDAAFSLAVILVAAAVSLARVHSGAIDAGQAVTLVLASLMVTGPVNVIGQFFYIGIGGRAAVSALSGFLRTPNHTSHVQLGGEGIEVSHVTGGWPGAEPIVKNVSLYVAPGERVALVGKSGVGKSTLSALIQGHLTPVEGSVRVGGEMAVVEQQTFLFHGTVRDNLLIAAPDASDERLLAALEIAGLLDEITLDTPVGERGRLLSGGQAQRLSIARAWLTDRPVLLLDEPTSQVDLAGEARILEALNSLACDRAVLMIAHRPDAILSADRVEELS, encoded by the coding sequence ATGAATTCTCATCGGCCCCCTACGCAGCCCATGCACCCAGCCGTCGCTGCTGCCACCCCGCGCTGGCGGATGGCATTAATCACGGTCGTGACGTGGGCCCAAGCGCTTTCTCAAGTGTGGTTGTTCATTCTCATTGGCCAATCCTTTCACGCAGATTTCAACCTCTCTGCAGCCCTCATCGCAGTCGCTCTCGCCGCCGTCGCCGGTGGCCTGAGCATCTGGTGCACAGATCAAACGTCCGCTCTTACCCGGACGGAATTGCGGCGTTTGGTCGTCGAGAAGCTGTTTTCTGTCGGTGCGGTCAAAGTAGTTGCAGACCAAGGCAGCCTGTTTAACCTGGCTACGAAATCGATCTCATCGGCGACCCGCTACCGCGGTGGATTCTTAGGCCCGATCGTCGGCGCAATGACCACTCCCCTCATCGTGTTGGCAGCATTAGCGATCTTCGTGGACTGGCTCACCGCGCTGTGCATGCTCGTGTGCCTGCTTATCATCCCCTTCATCGTGCAGGGGTTCCGCAAATCCACGAAGTCTGTGGGCGGCCAATACCATCGGACGCAAGCACAACTGACCGGCCGCTTCCTCGAATCCATCGGCGCACTCGACATGCTCGTCTACAACCGCGCTGCCGAGCGCATCGCCGAGGGCATTGCCGAAGACGGTGAAAAGAACCGGAAATCGGTCATGAAAATGCTGGCCTTAAACCAGCTCCTTATCTTCGTCGTCGACGCCGCATTCTCTCTCGCCGTGATCTTGGTGGCTGCGGCTGTCTCTCTCGCGCGGGTGCATTCAGGGGCTATTGATGCAGGCCAGGCAGTCACCCTGGTACTTGCATCTCTTATGGTGACTGGACCGGTCAACGTCATCGGCCAGTTCTTCTACATCGGCATCGGCGGACGGGCCGCAGTAAGTGCGCTGAGCGGATTCCTACGCACCCCGAACCACACATCCCATGTCCAGCTTGGCGGCGAAGGCATTGAGGTTTCCCACGTAACCGGCGGCTGGCCAGGCGCTGAGCCCATCGTCAAGAACGTATCCCTCTACGTGGCACCCGGGGAGCGGGTGGCCCTCGTCGGCAAGTCTGGCGTCGGCAAATCCACCTTGTCCGCGCTTATCCAAGGGCACCTCACCCCGGTCGAGGGGTCGGTTCGCGTCGGGGGTGAGATGGCTGTCGTCGAGCAACAGACCTTCCTCTTCCACGGAACCGTGCGCGATAACCTCCTCATCGCCGCCCCGGACGCCAGCGACGAACGGCTGCTCGCAGCACTTGAGATCGCTGGCTTACTGGATGAAATCACGCTGGATACACCCGTCGGCGAACGCGGGCGCCTCCTTTCAGGTGGCCAGGCACAGCGGTTGTCCATCGCGCGGGCATGGCTGACCGACCGCCCTGTGTTGCTTCTCGACGAACCGACCTCCCAAGTCGACCTCGCGGGCGAAGCACGCATCCTCGAAGCCCTGAATAGCCTGGCCTGCGACCGCGCGGTTCTGATGATCGCGCACCGCCCCGATGCCATCTTGTCCGCCGACCGTGTGGAGGAACTTTCATGA
- the tig gene encoding trigger factor, which yields MKSSVEKLNDTRVKLTVNVPFDELKGDFDKAYAAIAQQVTIPGFRKGKAPRQLIDARFGRGPVLEQVVNDVVPSKYEAAVLEEGLTVLGQPDLQITKIEDGEEIEFTAEMDIRPEIEIPDFSTIKVEVPALEISDEAVDEALDDLRARFSELKDTKRKLKTGDYAIIDLETFINDEKIEDASTVGLSYEVGSDDLFKGLDTALRGMKTDEDGEFTTTIAHGEHKDEEATVKVHVQQTKERKLPELDEEFVQMASQFDTVEELREDTKKRVEETKKTEQAAAIRDEVLKQALEQASFEFPQGVVEEQVHAQLHQLLGQMAHDDAALNSVLEAQGTTREEFDKDQREAAEQAVRTQLFLDALAEQEEPEVSQQELTDHIMFTAQSYGMDPNQFIQQISQAGQIGNLFADVRRGKALATAICRTQVKDDAGNEVDPSEFFGEEEEAETEAED from the coding sequence GTGAAGAGTTCCGTCGAAAAGCTGAATGACACTCGTGTCAAGCTCACCGTCAACGTTCCGTTTGATGAGTTGAAGGGTGACTTCGACAAGGCGTACGCAGCTATCGCGCAACAGGTCACCATCCCGGGTTTCCGCAAGGGTAAGGCTCCGCGTCAGCTTATCGATGCCCGCTTTGGCCGTGGCCCGGTTCTGGAGCAGGTTGTAAACGACGTAGTTCCTAGCAAGTACGAGGCTGCTGTCCTGGAAGAGGGCCTGACCGTTCTGGGTCAGCCTGACCTGCAGATTACCAAGATTGAAGACGGTGAAGAGATTGAATTCACCGCAGAGATGGACATCCGTCCAGAGATTGAAATCCCAGACTTCTCCACCATCAAGGTAGAGGTTCCTGCACTGGAAATCTCTGACGAGGCCGTCGACGAGGCTCTTGATGATCTCCGCGCTCGTTTCTCTGAGTTGAAGGACACCAAGCGCAAGCTGAAGACCGGCGACTACGCAATCATCGATCTTGAGACTTTCATCAACGATGAGAAGATTGAAGACGCTTCCACCGTCGGCCTGTCCTACGAAGTTGGCTCCGATGACCTGTTCAAGGGTCTGGACACCGCGCTGCGTGGCATGAAGACCGACGAGGATGGTGAGTTCACCACCACCATCGCCCACGGCGAGCACAAGGACGAAGAGGCAACCGTCAAGGTTCACGTCCAGCAGACCAAGGAACGTAAGCTTCCTGAGCTCGACGAAGAGTTCGTTCAGATGGCTTCCCAGTTCGACACCGTTGAAGAACTGCGCGAAGACACCAAGAAGCGCGTCGAAGAGACCAAGAAGACCGAGCAGGCTGCCGCTATCCGCGACGAGGTCCTGAAGCAGGCTCTCGAGCAGGCTTCCTTCGAATTCCCACAGGGTGTTGTTGAAGAGCAGGTCCACGCACAGCTGCACCAGCTGCTTGGCCAGATGGCTCACGACGACGCCGCGCTGAACTCTGTTCTTGAGGCGCAGGGCACCACCCGTGAAGAGTTCGACAAGGACCAGCGCGAAGCTGCTGAGCAGGCTGTCCGTACCCAGCTGTTCTTGGACGCGCTTGCAGAGCAGGAAGAGCCTGAGGTTTCCCAGCAGGAGCTGACGGACCACATCATGTTCACCGCTCAGTCCTACGGCATGGATCCAAACCAGTTCATCCAGCAGATTTCCCAGGCTGGCCAGATTGGTAACCTGTTCGCAGACGTCCGCCGCGGTAAGGCATTGGCAACCGCCATCTGCCGCACCCAGGTCAAGGACGACGCCGGCAATGAGGTCGATCCTTCCGAGTTCTTCGGCGAGGAAGAAGAAGCCGAGACTGAAGCAGAAGACTAA
- a CDS encoding ATP-dependent Clp protease proteolytic subunit, with protein sequence MTTQPRMAAEGMPQPGDSVYERLLRERIIFLGSQVDDEIANKLCAQILLLTAEDPTRDISLYINSPGGSVTAGMAIYDTMRYSPCDIRTYGMGLAASMGQFLLTAGTPGKRFALPHARIMMHQPSAGVGGTAADIAIQAEQFSATKREMAELIAEHSGQPYEQIVKDSDRDRWFTAQQAKDYGLVDHVIEFAEDGKVTN encoded by the coding sequence GTGACCACACAGCCGCGAATGGCAGCCGAAGGCATGCCACAGCCTGGAGATAGTGTTTACGAACGCCTGCTGCGCGAGCGCATCATTTTCCTGGGATCTCAGGTAGATGATGAGATCGCAAACAAGTTGTGCGCACAGATCCTCCTGCTCACCGCAGAGGACCCCACCCGGGATATTTCCCTCTACATCAACAGCCCCGGCGGGTCCGTGACCGCTGGCATGGCTATTTACGACACCATGCGCTACTCCCCATGCGACATCCGCACCTACGGCATGGGCTTGGCCGCTTCCATGGGACAGTTCCTGCTCACCGCAGGTACCCCAGGCAAGCGTTTTGCACTTCCACACGCGCGCATCATGATGCACCAGCCTTCCGCCGGTGTGGGCGGTACTGCAGCGGACATCGCAATTCAGGCTGAACAGTTCTCCGCAACCAAGCGTGAGATGGCGGAACTCATCGCTGAGCACTCCGGCCAGCCGTATGAGCAGATCGTCAAGGACTCTGACCGCGACCGCTGGTTCACCGCACAGCAGGCGAAGGATTACGGCCTGGTTGACCACGTCATTGAGTTCGCCGAAGACGGCAAAGTAACTAACTAG
- a CDS encoding ATP-dependent Clp protease proteolytic subunit, protein MMNNFQMPTSRYVLPQFVEQTSYGQKTSDPYAKLFDERIIFLGTQVDDTSANDIMAQLLVLEAQDPDRDITMYINSPGGSFTAMTAIYDTMQYVRPDVQTVCLGQAASAAAVLLAAGTPGKRAALPNARVLIHQPATQGTQGQVSDLEIQAAEIERMRRQMEETLARHTGKTAEQIRIDTDRDKILTAQEAADYGIIDQVFDYRKLNG, encoded by the coding sequence ATTATGAACAACTTCCAGATGCCTACTTCCCGCTACGTCCTGCCTCAGTTCGTGGAGCAGACCAGCTACGGCCAGAAGACCTCTGACCCGTACGCCAAGCTTTTCGACGAGCGCATCATCTTCCTGGGCACCCAGGTTGACGACACCTCCGCTAACGACATCATGGCGCAGCTCCTGGTGCTCGAGGCGCAGGATCCAGACCGCGACATCACGATGTACATCAATAGTCCGGGTGGTTCGTTCACTGCCATGACAGCGATCTACGACACCATGCAGTACGTTCGCCCTGATGTCCAGACCGTCTGCCTGGGCCAGGCAGCGTCCGCAGCAGCAGTCCTGCTGGCGGCCGGCACTCCTGGCAAGCGTGCAGCGCTGCCGAACGCGCGTGTCTTGATCCACCAGCCTGCAACACAGGGCACGCAGGGCCAGGTTTCGGACCTTGAAATCCAGGCCGCGGAGATTGAGCGCATGCGTCGCCAGATGGAAGAAACGTTGGCGCGTCACACCGGTAAGACTGCTGAGCAGATTCGCATCGATACCGACCGCGACAAGATCCTTACCGCCCAGGAGGCTGCCGACTACGGAATCATTGACCAAGTCTTCGATTACCGTAAGCTCAACGGCTAA
- a CDS encoding DUF421 domain-containing protein — translation MITPEQGWQAALTAQLGIELWRIPVVIASAVGIYIVFLGLVRVFGVRVLRSWTTVDAITCLMFGAVAGRVIIGHPPSLAAGVIGLTTLMVMEVIFGAITGSRRGRTLVQQPVVIVKDGLIREEELHHAHMHRSQVLRDVRRAGLSSLDQVQWMILEADGQVSTYRVGIDVDPALLEGVRGVES, via the coding sequence GTGATTACTCCAGAACAAGGGTGGCAGGCAGCACTGACCGCGCAGTTAGGCATTGAACTGTGGCGCATCCCCGTTGTGATCGCGTCTGCGGTGGGCATCTACATCGTCTTCCTCGGGCTAGTCCGCGTGTTCGGCGTGCGGGTTCTGCGTTCGTGGACAACCGTCGACGCGATCACGTGCCTGATGTTCGGCGCGGTCGCTGGGCGTGTGATTATTGGGCATCCGCCGTCACTAGCCGCGGGTGTGATTGGCCTGACCACGCTCATGGTTATGGAGGTAATCTTCGGGGCTATTACCGGTTCGCGCCGTGGCCGCACCTTAGTTCAACAGCCTGTTGTGATTGTCAAAGACGGTCTCATTCGGGAGGAAGAACTTCACCACGCCCACATGCACCGGTCACAGGTGCTTCGCGACGTCCGCCGCGCCGGCCTATCGTCGCTTGACCAAGTGCAATGGATGATCTTGGAAGCCGACGGGCAAGTAAGTACCTACCGGGTGGGGATAGACGTGGACCCCGCGCTCCTTGAGGGAGTGCGCGGGGTCGAAAGCTAG
- the pdxS gene encoding pyridoxal 5'-phosphate synthase lyase subunit PdxS, with translation MTEHNLSHLEGGVIMDVVTPEQARIAEAAGATAVMALERVPADIRAQGGVARMSDPKLIASIQEAVSIPVMAKCRIGHFVEAQILEHLGIDVIDESEVLSPADFAHHVDKRTFKTAFVCGATNLGEALRRINEGAAMIRSKGEAGTGDVSEATRHIRKIRAEIGEVHGLYQNNPEELFAKSKELAVPYELLESVAREGKLPVPLLTAGGIATPADAAMMMQLGADGVFVGSGIFTSGNPEKRAAAIVKATKNYTDPAVITEVSTDLGKAMVGITVDELPAPHRMAERGW, from the coding sequence ATGACTGAACACAATCTTTCGCACCTCGAAGGCGGCGTCATCATGGACGTCGTCACCCCGGAACAAGCACGCATCGCTGAAGCAGCCGGCGCAACCGCCGTCATGGCACTCGAGCGCGTCCCAGCAGACATCCGCGCGCAGGGTGGCGTTGCCCGCATGTCAGACCCGAAGCTGATCGCCTCCATCCAGGAAGCAGTCTCTATCCCAGTCATGGCCAAGTGCCGTATCGGGCACTTCGTCGAGGCTCAAATCCTGGAGCACCTAGGCATCGACGTGATCGACGAATCCGAAGTCCTCTCCCCTGCGGACTTCGCCCACCACGTAGACAAGCGCACCTTTAAAACCGCCTTCGTCTGTGGTGCTACCAACCTCGGTGAGGCCCTGCGCCGAATCAATGAGGGTGCAGCGATGATCCGTTCCAAGGGTGAGGCTGGCACCGGCGACGTCTCCGAGGCAACCCGCCACATCCGCAAGATTCGCGCAGAAATCGGCGAGGTCCACGGCCTCTACCAGAACAACCCCGAAGAACTCTTCGCAAAGTCGAAGGAACTGGCCGTCCCCTACGAGCTTCTCGAATCCGTCGCACGCGAAGGCAAGCTGCCCGTGCCGCTGCTGACTGCCGGTGGCATCGCCACGCCTGCCGACGCTGCCATGATGATGCAGCTCGGCGCAGACGGCGTGTTCGTGGGCTCCGGCATTTTCACGTCCGGCAATCCAGAAAAGCGCGCCGCTGCAATCGTGAAGGCAACCAAGAATTACACCGATCCCGCTGTCATCACCGAGGTGTCCACCGACCTGGGCAAGGCGATGGTCGGCATCACTGTCGACGAACTGCCTGCACCTCACCGCATGGCTGAACGTGGCTGGTAA
- a CDS encoding PLP-dependent aminotransferase family protein encodes MDRSQGNLPGQIVGRIRDDIASGVLRPGDRIASTRTMAAELGVSRATVVAAYEQLEGEGYVETSPAGTWVHPAMRAVLAGAAEEVPRTLPPEQRRAPRIDLRPGHPDTSVLASTTWRAAWRQAAAEPPSYVPREGIPRLRELVADHIRRARGVAVDPRRVFITAGSRHGVSALVAALGQNVTVGVEDPTYPSLVGVVRRGGHSVVTDWTSANAVLVTPSHQFPHGHVMPAPERIELVDWARTHNTLVIEDDFDAELRFQGEPLPSLMAISPEVASIGSFAKTLSPALGLGYVVVPPSLIDALRPHLAPVSGLAQVALANFMAEDGLSRHITRMRSAYRRRRDIALEIFGSRAVPMDGGLNLIVELSSVGEEESVLARAAARGMAVRGFSTYWSSPASRAGIVVGLGGGTEKQLGRWMTQLRELLPR; translated from the coding sequence GTGGACCGCAGTCAAGGGAACCTGCCCGGCCAAATCGTTGGCCGCATCCGGGACGACATCGCCAGCGGGGTTCTTCGCCCGGGCGACCGGATTGCCTCCACTCGCACGATGGCCGCAGAACTCGGAGTCTCCCGGGCCACTGTTGTTGCAGCGTACGAGCAGCTTGAAGGTGAAGGTTACGTGGAGACCAGCCCCGCCGGTACTTGGGTCCATCCCGCGATGCGCGCAGTTCTTGCCGGGGCCGCTGAGGAAGTGCCGCGCACCCTGCCCCCGGAGCAGCGGCGCGCCCCGCGCATCGATCTTCGGCCCGGGCACCCAGACACGTCGGTTTTGGCGTCGACAACGTGGCGGGCGGCGTGGCGGCAGGCAGCGGCGGAGCCGCCCTCGTACGTACCCCGCGAAGGTATTCCGCGGCTGCGCGAACTTGTCGCCGACCACATTCGGCGCGCCCGGGGTGTGGCCGTGGATCCGCGGCGCGTGTTCATCACGGCTGGTTCGCGTCACGGGGTAAGCGCTCTCGTGGCGGCGTTGGGCCAGAACGTCACCGTCGGTGTGGAAGATCCTACGTACCCGTCGCTGGTTGGCGTGGTGCGCCGCGGTGGGCATTCGGTGGTCACGGATTGGACCAGCGCGAATGCCGTGCTGGTGACGCCGTCGCACCAGTTCCCGCACGGGCACGTTATGCCAGCGCCTGAGCGCATTGAGTTGGTGGATTGGGCGCGCACCCACAACACGTTGGTCATCGAGGACGATTTCGACGCGGAGCTACGCTTCCAAGGTGAACCGCTGCCGTCGTTGATGGCAATTTCTCCGGAGGTGGCGTCGATAGGATCTTTCGCCAAGACGCTGTCGCCGGCGCTGGGGTTGGGGTATGTCGTGGTGCCGCCTTCGCTTATCGACGCCCTCCGGCCCCACCTCGCCCCAGTGTCAGGGCTTGCGCAGGTCGCGTTAGCCAATTTCATGGCCGAGGACGGGTTGAGTAGACATATCACGCGGATGCGGTCGGCGTACCGGCGGCGCCGCGACATAGCTCTGGAGATTTTTGGCAGCCGCGCTGTCCCGATGGACGGGGGACTGAATCTAATCGTGGAGCTGAGCTCCGTGGGCGAGGAAGAAAGCGTGCTGGCACGGGCAGCAGCTCGCGGGATGGCGGTGCGTGGTTTTTCTACGTACTGGTCGTCGCCGGCGTCACGTGCGGGAATCGTGGTGGGCTTAGGCGGGGGTACAGAAAAGCAGCTGGGGAGGTGGATGACCCAGCTGCGTGAACTGCTGCCGCGTTAG